A genomic window from Betta splendens chromosome 17, fBetSpl5.4, whole genome shotgun sequence includes:
- the ints15 gene encoding integrator complex subunit 15 gives MGDIRQSLLPRDVLSAAKELLYHLDIYICNLVQSGRQPPQVDSKTLDLVEEFILHSPKDRNIPARRMSALQELQLLEIMCSCFQEQSRDTVRQLMFSALFNLQGNQADESRMVLLGKLVSMAIAVGRIPILECAATWLQRTHCVYCVRLAQVLVDDYCSMVPGSVSTLHNIHSASPRFCCQFITAVTTLYDLTSEELTPPLELLQMIVSWIQSDPRLVLIAFLNTPLSGSQPISSLDVTPLGGLVRWCVKAPLVYRKDKKLAVANDSSESEPETGPLFSALHLSVLQVFMLLPNILNEKGLFGRLALLQIESLAALTSDLSRLLDQADKHTHTSSSDTHAASQLALDRLAQALQVAMASGALLCSREDLRSICSRLPHNNLLQLVLSGPVMYYNNMHTPPLAFSPHAAHSPIASHPTHPAHTPLATHPSSHPQYPAQPFVAGMQFPFRPSH, from the exons ATGGGTGACATTCGTCAGTCGTTGCTTCCTCGTGATGTACTGAGCGCAGCAAAGGAGCTGCTTTATCACCTGGACATCTACATCTGTAACTTGGTCCAGTCTGGGAGGCAGCCTCCGCAGGTTGATTCCAAAACCCTGGATCTGGTGGAGGAGTTCATTCTGCATTCACCCAAGGATAGAAACATACCAGCCAGG AGGATGAGTGCTCTCCAGGAGCTTCAGCTGCTAGAGATCATGTGTAGCTGTTTCCAGGAGCAGAGTCGCGACACAGTCCGTCAGCTCATGTTCTCTGCCCTCTTCAATCTCCAAGGCAATCAGGCAGATGAGAGCCGAATGGTGCTATTAGGCAAGTTGGTGTCCATGGCAATTGCAGTGGGCAGAATTCCCATTTTAGAATGTGCTGCTACTTGGTTACAG AGAACacactgtgtgtactgtgtgcgCCTGGCACAGGTCCTTGTAGATGATTACTGTAGTATGGTACCCGGATCAGTTTCCACGCTGCACAACATCCACAGTGCTAGCCCACGCTTCTGCTGCCAGTTCATCACTGCTGTCACCACTCTCTATGATCTCACCTCAG AAGAGCTCACCCCTCCTCTAGAACTTCTTCAGATGATTGTGTCATGGATCCAGAGTGATCCTCGACTAGTCTTGATCGCCTTCCTGAATACACCACTCTCAGGCAGCCAGCCTATCAGTTCACTTGATGTGACACCATTAGGGGGCTTGGTCCGCTGGTGCGTCAAGGCACCACTGGTATACAGGAAAGACAAGAAGCTGGCGGTAGCCAATGACAGCAGTGAGAGTGAGCCAGAAACAGGGCCTCTCTTCTCTGCTCTCCACTTAAGTGTCTTACAG GTTTTCATGTTGCTGCCAAACATACTAAATGAAAAAGGTCTATTTGGTCGCCTCGCACTGCTTCAAATAGAGTCCTTGGCtgcactgacctctgacctttccagACTGTTGGAccaggcagacaaacacacacacacatcttcctcagacacacatgcagcgtCTCAGCTAGCGTTGGACCGACTGGCACAAGCATTGCAGGTGGCCATGGCCAGTGGAGCCCTGCTGTGCTCAAGAG AGGACCTAAGATCAATCTGTTCTCGCCTCCCCCACAACAA TTTGCTGCAGTTGGTGCTGTCCGGCCCAGTGATGTACTACAACAACATGCACACTCCTCCTCTGGCCTTCAGCCCCCACGCAGCTCATTCCCCTATTGCCTCACACCCCACACATCCTGCACACACGCCTCTTGCCACGCACCCCTCCTCTCACCCCCAGTACCCAGCCCAGCCTTTTGTCGCGGGGATGCAGTTTCCCTTCCGACCCAGCCACTGA